A genomic stretch from Anoplopoma fimbria isolate UVic2021 breed Golden Eagle Sablefish chromosome 8, Afim_UVic_2022, whole genome shotgun sequence includes:
- the ptprc gene encoding receptor-type tyrosine-protein phosphatase C: MYDNYKEDCTVWCVAVHTLTPGYGRFLWSQDPAALGRDHQFSPLSRISNSKRCFNPLTSKHHHNFHFTFDDQLICHRLNSTQSDSSSCHAFKHLNNCPQTSTHRTNPHLKLPKSRAQFSPHDCHHCSSCKHLSITLTHNQQANKFSEYHHSNPDFTSKHHAQHDHDSYNQRFDFSPYMPSTCLVEDCDKYPSPPPPECFYNVTAIQFGFQVDILNFTPANYNVTVKEEGRPGKPIVQSFNQKSHKIPYLKPCTEYELNVTFIDNAGKATPCKHIENRTMTLTLNMNQTEVEEGSCMPGYVCYRSNWDISSSLSTKNYIPAMPCKSNNTEFCIKPGYNDICTNLTTSFTSGKCGAFFHLTKDITVDFLDPKEITQTVPTELPAKIEPNLPPNCSNLTIDYTCQETSKLNNTKKLSDLEPFTDYSCTGQIKKNNVPVKNTTAVKVRIDCDLTISFTQKTATNTSIQLRWDTTSRKCGAVLPDLKKLSYACSCSPHYNQKQNIPANVKPPGGACIIEGLEPFTTYNCDVQTKYNDKTVNQTTRVIHKTEAGIPEAITSLKVNHPEHNVIRVTCSYGKRWNGPEKTYTARLYNGGVKTNELENGKCDFEFKDLSYSTEYRLEVTAFNGYHRSEPKKDTVFTSYNDKAVIGFRVSLIILTSVALLLVVYKIYILKHRKSHNLGEDMMLISTANDEENLLPVEPIAAEVLLEAYKRKLADEGRLFLAEFQSIPRIFSRYTVKEAKKACNVPKNRYVDILPYDYNRVQMTTGNGEAGCDYINASFIDGFKESKKYIAAQGPKEETVSDFWRMVWEQQSSIIVMVTRCEEGNRVKCAQYWPSPDRETEIFEEFIVKLNSEDHCPDYTIRHLSLTNKREKNSEREVTHIQFMSWPDHGVPGEPHLLLKLRRRVNAFKNFFSGPIVVHCSAGVGRTGTYIGIDAMMEGLEAEGRVDIYGYVVRLRRQRCLMVQVEAQYILIHQALLEHNQFGETEITVSELHSTLSTLKQKNSGNEPTLMEDEFERLPIYKNWRTINTGITDENKKKNRSSSVIPYDYNRVLLKLDEGRSHDSDPSEEDEEESSDEENEESTKYINASHIDGYWGPRAFLTAQTPLPDTMADFWSMVCQKKASTIVMLSDCSEGDKESDCVYWDKDKKTFGEYEVELASTDTSPTFISRNMLIRHVKRKESRPVKQFQFLKWASGDLPEKAQDLTDMIKDIKNSCGSKSQRSLPIVVHCNDGSSRSGIFCALWNLLDSAETEKLMDVFQVAKTLRKERQGMLSNLEQYQFLYDALEGVFPVQNGEVKAVQASAGDSVQIVNETKAGEKVEQPASTTSNNQQGEAESTPLVADGGKEDKKEEPETETAPLEDTSNDATVTVEV; this comes from the exons ATGTATGACAACTACAAGGAA GACTGTACTGTATGGTGTGTAGCCGTACACACCCTAACTCCTGGATATGGCAGGTTTCTGTGGTCTCAAGATCCTGCTGCTCTGGGCCGGGATCATCAGTTTAGCCCACT GTCAAGGATCTCCAACTCCAAAAG ATGTTTCAACCCTCTTACCTCCAAACACCACCACAATTTCCACTTTACCTTCGATGACCAGCTTATCTGTCACCGCCTCAACTCCACGCAAAGTGACAGCAGCTCCTGTCACGCCTTCAAACACCTCAACAACTGCCCACAAACCTCCACTCACCGCACCAACCCTCACCTCAAACTCCCCAAATCCAGAGCCCAGTTCAGCCCTCATGACTG CCACCACTGCTCCTCCTGCAAGCACCTCTCTATCACCCTCACCCACAACCAGCAAGCAAATAAATTCTCAGAATACCACCACTCAAATCCAGACTTCACCTCCAAACACCACGCCCAACATGACCATGACTCCTACAACCAAAGGTTTGATTTTTCTCCTTACATGCCCTCCACTTGTCTTGTTGAGGACTGCGATAAGTA cccctcccctccacctccagagT GTTTTTACAATGTCACAGCCATCCAGTTTGGCTTCCAGGTTGACATTTTGAACTTTACCCCCGCCAACTACAACGTCACCGTTAAAGAAGAGGGCCGACCAGGCAAACCCATCGTTCAGTCCTTCAAtcaaaaatcacataaaatccCATATCTGAAGCCCTGTACTGAATATGAGCTCAATGTGACATTCATCGATAACGCTGGCAAAGCAACACCCTGTAAACACATTGAAAATAGAACTATGACACTGACACTGAATATGA ATCAAACTGAAGTTGAAGAAGGCAGCTGCATGCCTGGATATGTTTGTTACCGGAGTAACTGGGACATCAGCTCTTCACTCTCAACAAAAAATTATATTCCAGCTATGCCATGCAAAAGCAACAATACAGAGTTCTGCATCAAACCTGGTTACAATGACATATGCACAAATTTAACTACAAGCTTCACTTCAGGAAAGTGTGGGGCTTTCTTTCACCTCACCAAAGACATCACTGTTG ATTTCTTAGATCCAAAGGAAATAACTCAGACAGTTCCAACTGAACTTCCTGCAAAAATTGAACCAAATTTACCTCCAAACTGCAGCAATCTCACCATTGATTACACCTGTCAGG AAACCAGTAAACTCAATAACACCAAGAAACTGTCTGATCTGGAGCCCTTCACAGACTACAGCTGTACTGGTCAGatcaagaaaaacaatgtcCCCGTAAAAAACACGACTGCTGTCAAAGTCAGGATTGACTGTG ATCTTACAATAAGCTTCACACAGAAAACTGCCACCAACACCTCCATTCAGTTGAGATGGGACACGACCAGTAGGAAGTGTGGAGCTGTCCTTCCTGATCTTAAGAAGCTTTCTTATGCCTGCAGTTGTAGCCCTCACTACAATCAGAAACAAAAta TTCCAGCTAACGTGAAACCGCCAGGAGGAGCATGTATTATTGAAGGACTGGAACCATTTACCACCTATAACTGTGACGTCCAAACCAAATACAACGACAAGACAGTTAACCAAACAACTAGAGTTATCCACAAAACTGAGGCGGGAA TACCAGAAGCTATCACTTCACTGAAGGTGAATCATCCAGAACATAACGTGATAAGAGTAACTTGTTCTTATGGAAAACGTTGGAATGGGCCTGAGAAGACATACACTGCACGTCTTTATAACGGTGGTGTCAAGACTAATGAGCTTGAAAACGGAAAGTGCGATTTTGAATTCAAAGATCTAAGCTACTCAACAGAATATAGACTGGAG gtgACTGCTTTTAATGGATATCATCGGAGCGAGCCCAAGAAAGACActgttttcacttcct ATAATGACAAAGCTGTCATTGGGTTTCGGGTTTCCCTTATCATCCTTACATCTGTGGCTCTGCTTTTGGTCGTCTACAAGATTTACATTCTGAAGCACAGAAAGTCCCA TAACTTGGGTGAAGACATGATGCTTATTTCTACAGCAA ATGACGAGGAGAACCTGCTGCCTGTTGAGCCGATTGCAGCAGAGGTCCTGCTGGAAGCCTACAAGAGGAAGCTCGCTGATGAGGGAAGACTTTTCCTGGCAGAGTTTCAG AGCATCCCCAGAATCTTCTCGAGGTACACCGTGAAAGAGGCCAAGAAGGCCTGTAATGTCCCCAAGAACCGCTACGTGGACATCCTGCCAT ATGATTATAACCGTGTCCAGATGACCACCGGAAATGGAGAGGCAGGATGTGACTACATCAATGCCAGCTTCATTGAT GGGTTCAAGGAATCCAAAAAGTACATTGCAGCTCAAG GGCCGAAGGAGGAGACTGTGAGTGACTTCTGGAGGATGGTCTGGGAGCAACAGTCCTCCATCATTGTCATGGTAACACGCTGTGAAGAGGGAAACAGG GTCAAGTGTGCGCAGTACTGGCCGTCTCCAGACCGGGAGACAGAGATCTTTGAGGAGTTTATAGTGAAGCTGAACTCAGAGGACCACTGTCCGGATTACACCATCCGCCATCTCAGCCTAACTAAT aagagggagaagaactCAGAGAGGGAGGTGACCCACATCCAGTTCATGAGCTGGCCGGACCACGGCGTCCCCGGGGAGCCACATCTCCTCCTGAAACTGAGAAGGCGTGTCAATGCTTTCAAGAATTTCTTCAGCGGCCCCATCGTCGTTCACTGCAG CGCGGGAGTCGGCAGGACAGGCACCTACATTGGCATCGATGCCATGATGGAGGGTCTGGAGGCGGAGGGCAGAGTGGACATCTACGGCTACGTAGTTAGACTCCGCAGACAGAGATGTCTAATGGTTCAAGTCGAG GCCCAGTACATCCTGATTCACCAGGCGCTGCTGGAGCACAATCAGTTCGGAGAGACTGAGATCACTGTGTCTGAGCTCCACAGCACACTGAGCACgctaaaacagaaaaactcaGGAAATGAACCCACCTTAATGGAGGATGAGTTTGAG AGACTCCCCATCTATAAAAACTGGAGGACAATCAACACAGGGATCACAGAcgagaacaagaagaagaatcGCTCTTCATCTGTCATCCCAT ATGACTACAACCGAGTGCTGCTGAAGCTTGATGAAGGACGCAGTCATGACAGTGACCCcagtgaggaagatgaagaagagtcATCAGATGAGGAGAATGAGGAGTCCACTAAATACATCAATGCATCCCACATAGAT GGATACTGGGGCCCTCGCGCCTTCCTCACAGCACAGACTCCACTGCCAGACACCATGGCTGACTTCTGGTCGATGGTTTGCCAGAAGAAAGCATCTACTATTGTCATGCTCTCAGACTGCAGTGAGGGAGATAAG GAGTCTGACTGTGTCTACTgggacaaagacaagaaaacaTTTGGGGAATATGAGGTGGAACTGGCAAGCACAGACACCTCCCCAACGTTCATCAGCCGCAACATGCTGATCCGTCACGTTAAG AGGAAAGAAAGTCGGCCAGTGAAACAGTTCCAGTTTTTGAAGTGGGCGAGCGGCGACCTGCCGGAGAAAGCTCAAGATCTCACGGACATGATCAAGGACATCAAGAACAGCTGTGGCAGCAAATCACAGAGGAGCTTGCCCATTGTGGTCCACTGCAA TGATGGCTCGTCCCGTTCAGGGATTTTCTGTGCACTGTGGAACCTGCTGGACAGCGCTGAGACTGAGAAGCTGATGGATGTTTTCCAGGTGGCCAAAACCCTACGCAAGGAGAGACAAGGCATGCTCTCCAACCTG GAGCAGTACCAGTTCTTGTACGACGCCCTGGAGGGGGTCTTCCCTGTCCAGAACGGGGAAGTGAAAGCAGTACAGGCCTCTGCAGGCGACTCCGTCCAGATTGTCAACGAAACCAAAGCAGGGGAGAAGGTTGAGCAGCCAGCCAGCACTACCAGCAACAACCAGCAGGGGGAAGCAGAGAGCACTCCTCTTGTTGCTGATGGAGGGAAGGAAGACAAAAAAGAGGAGCCTGAAACTGAGACAGCACCACTGGAGGACACCAGCAATGATGCCACTGTCACTGTGGAGGTCTGA